The Flavobacteriales bacterium DNA segment AGAATGATCTGAAATAATTGTATATAACTCTTTTTTCAATTTCTGAATCTCACGAGCTGTAATTTCAATATCAGAAGCTTGCCCTTGAGCACCTCCTAAAGGCTGGTGAATCATTACTCTTGAATGCTTTAACCCCGTTCTTTTTCCATCTGCTCCAGCACATAATAACACTGCCCCCATTGAAGCTGCCATTCCTGTACAAATTGTAGCGACATCTGGGCCAATATACTGCATCGTATCATAAATCCCCAAACCTGCATAAACCGATCCTCCAGGTGAGTTGATATAGATCTGAATATCTTTCTTAGCATCAGTTGATTCTAAAAACAATAATTGTGCAGTAATGATATTCGCCACATAATCATCAATTCCAGTCCCTAAGAAAATAATTCGATCTCTCATCAAACGAGAAAACACATCCATAATAGCTACATTCATTTGACGCTCCTCTATAATATTTGGAGTCATCCCTACTGGAGTTCTTCCCATTGCTGAGATATAATCATCCATAACCATACTAGAAATACCTCTATGCTTTATTGCATACTTTCTAAATTCGTTTGTATCAAAATTGTTCATTCGTTTCGTTTTTATTGAACTCTAAAAGTAATCATTTTTTTTACACGCTTCCTATTAATTCTTGCTTTAGTTAAGTCTATTTTAGG contains these protein-coding regions:
- the clpP gene encoding ATP-dependent Clp endopeptidase proteolytic subunit ClpP, with translation MNNFDTNEFRKYAIKHRGISSMVMDDYISAMGRTPVGMTPNIIEERQMNVAIMDVFSRLMRDRIIFLGTGIDDYVANIITAQLLFLESTDAKKDIQIYINSPGGSVYAGLGIYDTMQYIGPDVATICTGMAASMGAVLLCAGADGKRTGLKHSRVMIHQPLGGAQGQASDIEITAREIQKLKKELYTIISDHSGKPYDDVWADSDRDYWMTSQEAKDYGMIDEVLQRKPKA